Proteins from one Archocentrus centrarchus isolate MPI-CPG fArcCen1 chromosome 8, fArcCen1, whole genome shotgun sequence genomic window:
- the gosr2 gene encoding Golgi SNAP receptor complex member 2, producing the protein METLYHQTNKQIQEVQSLMGHLEKTDRQSVHLLENELQARIDQIFNHLERLEILASKEPPNRRQNAKLRVDQLKYDVQHLRTALQNFQHRRYAREAQEREREELMSRTFTTNDADTSIPIDETLQFNSSLHNAHRGMDDLLGSGSSILNGLRDQRSTLKGTHKKMLDVANMLGLSNTVMRLIERRATQDKFIMIGGMLLTCVFMFLVIRYLG; encoded by the exons ATGGAGACGCTTTACCACCAGACCAACAA GCAAATCCAGGAGGTTCAGTCTCTAATGGGACATCTGGAGAAGACAGACCGACAGTCAGTTCACT TGTTAGAAAATGAACTGCAAGCTAGAATCGACCAGATCTTCAATCATTTAGAACGCCTCGAGATCCTGGCCAGCAAGGAACCACCAAACCGCCGCCAGAACGCCAAATT ACGAGTAGACCAGCTCAAGTATGATGTCCAGCACCTCCGGACTGCCCTGCAAAATTTCCAGCACCGACGCTACGCCAGAGAGGcccaggagagagagagggaggaactCATGAGCCGCACCTTCACAACCAAT GATGCAGATACCTCCATCCCCATAGATGAGACCCTACAGTTTAACTCCAGCTTGCACAACGCACACAGAGGTATGGATGACCTCCTGGGCAGTGGCAGTAGCATCCTCAATGGTCTCAGAGATCAGCGATCTACGCTGAAG GGTACCCATAAGAAGATGCTGGATGTGGCTAACATGTTGGGGCTGTCAAACACAGTGATGAGACTTATAGAGAGGCGAGCCACCCAGGATAAGTTCATCATGATTGGAGGCATGCTGCTGACCTGCGTCTTCATGTTCCTGGTAATCAGATACCTGGGCTAA